In a genomic window of Larus michahellis chromosome 3, bLarMic1.1, whole genome shotgun sequence:
- the ASRGL1 gene encoding isoaspartyl peptidase/L-asparaginase: protein MKPVIVVHGGAGRIFKEREEGSRAGVVRAALRGYGVLKQGGSALDAVEEAVRSMEDDPHFNAGCGSVLNEKGEVEMDAIIMDGKNLDSGAVSAVKCIANPIKLARLVMEKTKHMLLTDHGAHLFAQAMGIPETPGEKLITERSRERWKKNLEPDSNPEEFQKDLGTVGAVAIDSEGNVACATSTGGLSNKLIGRVGDTACIGSGGYADNRSGATSTTGHGESIMKVVLARLILYHMEQGMSPEMAADTALDYMKTRVGGLGGVIVVNSSGEWAARFSTKQMSWATVKDDQLHYGIYTGERHTKSVDEALASESEGF, encoded by the exons ATGAAGCCTGTCATTGTGGTGCATGGTGGAGCTGGCCGGATTTTTAAAGAACGAGAAGAGGGAAGTCGTGCCGGTGTTGTCAGAGCTGCACTGCGAGGTTACGGTGTCCTGAAACAGGGAGGCAGTGCCTTGGATGCAGTTGAGGAGGCAGTACGATCAATGGAGGATGATCCTCATTTTAATGCAG gCTGTGGatctgttttaaatgaaaaaggtgAAGTAGAAATGGATGCCATTATCATGGATGGAAAAAATTTAGACTCTGGAGCAGTGTCTGCAGTTAAATGTATAGCAAACCCAATAAAACTTGCTCGGCTTGTCATGGAAAAG ACGAAGCACATGCTGCTGACTGACCATGGTGCACACCTGTTTGCTCAGGCCATGGGCATTCCTGAGACTCCAGGGGAGAAACTCATAACCGAGAGATCCCGAGAGAGATGGAAGAAGAACCTTGAGCCAGATTCCAACCCTGAAGAGTTTCAGAA AGACCTTGGAACAGTCGGTGCTGTTGCTATAGACAGTGAAGGAAATGTAGCTTGTGCAACATCTACTGGAGGACTCTCTAATAAACTGATTGGCCGTGTCGGTGACACAGCATGCATAG GAAGCGGAGGTTATGCTGATAACCGTTCTGGTGCCACTTCAACCACAGGACATGGGGAGAGCATTATGAAAGTGGTCTTAGCCCGACTGATCCTCTATCACATGGAGCAAG GAATGTCACCAGAGATGGCTGCTGACACTGCGTTAGACTACATGAAGACACGAGTTGGGGGCTTGGGGGGCGTCATTGTTGTTAACAGTTCAGGAGAGTGGGCAGCAAGGTTCTCCACCAAGCAGATGTCCTGGGCTACTGTAAAGGACGACCAGCTGCATTATGGGATTTACACGGGGGAAAGGCATACAAAATCTGTTGATGAAGCACTTGCATCTGAAAGTGAGGGATTCTGA